The Salvelinus sp. IW2-2015 linkage group LG15, ASM291031v2, whole genome shotgun sequence genome includes a region encoding these proteins:
- the LOC111974278 gene encoding cadherin-5 has protein sequence MMRQSAWRQMTAPELWMGLFALALTLSLTMAEHMDQRPALQTSPVLHRHKREWLWNNLYVEEERPIDKQYYIGKLKSTKSGDRTHYVIEGEGANTIFKVDEKGDIFVTERLDREVKSKYNLTAKLLDTSNKLVEKEEKFVILVTDINDNDPVFTKSFNASIKERSRRGTKVIEVTATDADDPTTANGELVYKLLEGGDFFNIESTTGIITTKYENLDRETQSSYVVVVQAQDLRGIKQGGTATTSVSIAVSDINDNIATFTKSSYVFSVKEDMKRGQRIDTMVLEDRDEIQNKDPIFTIAPSSDIFEMERSQIKDGNLMLKQGLDYETKSSYTFFVHVRENHLQSPADNKDNPLIKAQVTIQVLDVDEQPEFSKSIYNFNVIEEMMVNNIGVVSARDPDQANKAIRYSIEDKDSPIGINPITGQLFTVRKLDRELVANHMFQVKAKEEPNGLESFVNVNILVIDINDNKPELSIEEIFVCENDMAGTVIGTLSATDKDDNLPAFSFTLGKPNANFSVIDNNDNTSNIVLKHGGFSLEDSRDYVIEIGISDGGRPPMSSITSLPIKVCRCDNKRIHTQCKAAQLKMGVSVHALIVILVCILTILVIVILIAMRKRHQKDALVTLGKSEIHEQLVTYDEEGGGEMDTNGYDVSILISAQNDGSMSMRQGPSLYAMVKKPPTACKGDMAVMIEVKKDEADHDRDEIPYDTLHIYGYEGPESLAGSLSSLDSSSTGSNLDYDFLNDWGPRFRTLAELYGVDGSEGSDSPY, from the exons ATGATGAGACAGTCTGCATGGAGGCAGATGACGGCACCAGAGCTGTGGATGGGTCTCTTTGCCTTGGCTCTGACCCTCAGTCTAACCATGGCTGAACATATGGACCAGAGGCCAGCACTCCAAACCAGCCCAGTTCTCCACAGGCACAAGAGAGAGTGGTTGTGGAACAACCTTTACGTGGAGGAGGAAAGGCCAATCGACAAACAATACTATATTGGAAAG TTAAAGTCAACTAAGTCTGGTGACAGGACACACTATGTCATTGAAGGAGAAGGTGCCAACACAATCTTCAAAGTGGATGAAAAAGGAGACATCTTTGTCACTGAACGATTGGATCGAGAGGTGAAAAGCAAATACAATCTAACGGCAAAGCTGCTTGATACCAGCAACAAGTTGGTGGAGAAAGAGGAAAAGTTTGTGATCCTGGTTACTGACATCAATGACAACGATCCAGTGTTTACTAAATCGTTCAATGCTTCTATCAAAGAGAGATCCAGAAGAG GAACTAAAGTGATAGAAGTCACTGCCACTGATGCAGATGATCCAACGACTGCAAATGGAGAACTTGTTTACAAATTATTAGAGGGGGGAGATTTCTTCAATATAGAAAGCACAACAG GGATTATCACTACCAAGTATGAGAACCTGGACCGTGAGACCCAGAGTAGCTATGTGGTTGTGGTTCAAGCCCAGGATCTGAGAGGAATTAAACAAGGGGGCACCGCCACCACCTCTGTCAGCATCGCAGTCAGCGACATCAATGATAACATAGCCACATTTACCAAAA GTTCCTATGTATTTAGTGTGAAAGAGGACATGAAGCGGGGACAGAGAATAGACACCATGGTCCTGGAGGACAGAGATGAGATCCAGAATAAAGACCCCATCTTCACCATAGCACCTTCATCTGACATTTTTGAAATGGAGCGCAGTCAGATCAAAGACGGCAAcctcatgctgaaacag GGACTGGATTATGAAACCAAGAGCAGCTACACGTTCTTTGTGCATGTGAGGGAGAACCACTTGCAGTCCCCTGCGGATAATAAGGACAATCCATTGATCAAGGCCCAGGTGACCATCCAGGTGCTAGATGTTGATGAGCAGCCAGAATTCAGCAAGAGCATCTACAACTTTAATGTCATAGAGGAAATGATGGTCAATAATATTGGAGTCGTTTCAGCCAGAGATCCTGATCAAGCCAACAAGGCCATACG GTATTCCATTGAGGACAAGGACAGTCCCATTGGTATCAACCCCATAACTGGACAACTTTTCACAGTGAGGAAGCTGGATCGGGAGCTTGTAGCCAATCACATGTTCCAGGTTAAAGCTAAGGAGGAACCAAATG GACTGGAATCTTTTGTGAACGTCAACATACTGGTCATTGATATCAATGACAACAAACCAGAGCTGTCCATTGAAGAGATATTCGTTTGTGAAAATGATATGGCTGGCACG GTGATTGGGACCCTAAGTGCCACAGACAAAGATGATAATTTGCCCGCATTCAGCTTCACGTTGGGGAAGCCGAACGCCAACTTTTCAGTCATCGATAACAACG ACAACACGTCTAACATAGTGCTGAAACATGGAGGCTTCAGCCTGGAGGACTCCAGGGATTATGTAATAGAAATTGGGATCAGCGATGGAGGCAGGCCTCCCATGAGCAGCATCACCTCTCTGCCTATCAAAGTGTGCAGGTGTGACAACAAGAGGATCCACACCCAGTGCAAAGCAGCCCAACTCAAAATGGGTGTCAGTGTCCACGCCCTTATTGTTATACTGGTGTGCATCCTGACTATTCTGG TCATAGTGATCCTGATCGCTATGAGAAAACGTCACCAGAAGGATGCCCTGGTCACTCTGGGTAAGAGTGAGATCCACGAGCAGCTAGTGACGTACGACGAGGAAGGCGGTGGGGAGATGGACACCAACGGCTACGACGTGTCCATCCTGATCTCAGCTCAGAATGACGGCAGCATGAGCATGAGGCAGGGCCCCAGCCTTTACGCCATGGTGAAGAAACCACCAACCGCGTGCAAGGGAGACATGGCCGTGATGATCGAGGTGAAGAAAGACGAGGCTGACCATGACAGGGATGAGATCCCCTACGATACCCTGCACATCTATGGCTACGAGGGGCCAGAGTCCCTGGCTGGTAGCCTCAGTTCCCTGGATAGTTCCTCCACGGGCTCTAACCTTGACTATGACTTCTTAAACGACTGGGGCCCTCGCTTCAGAACCCTGGCTGAGCTCTACGGGGTGGATGGGTCTGAGGGAAGTGACTCCCCGTATTGA